The sequence tatggattagattatgaagacacgcagtcctcttttattgtcatttagtaatgcatgcattaagaaatgagacaatatttccttcggtgtgatatcacaaaacacaggacagaccaagactgaaaaaactgacaaaaccacataattataacatacagttacaacactgcaacaataccataactgatgaagaagtccatgagcacagtaaaagttcaaagtctctcaaatgtcccacatctcacacagacgggagaaggaagaactctccctgccatgccgaccacagtccgattctgagtcatccgaaaacttcaagctctgatcagctctccgacaccgagtactgagcgccatctctgtccgaacgattcgacctcaatcttggtcgccaacagcaggcaaagctggggattttgaggcctaccctccgaaaggttcccaaccacgcagtaacgacagcagcgaacgagtgtttcagaaatttctccagatgttcctctgtgctttcacgtccattctccatcaaatcagaattgtccacggcccccatttaacggatatgatatcatttagagttctttgaggaggtgaccaggcatatagatgagggtagtacttggagtactgtgtccagttctggtcggctcactataggaaggatgtggaaacattggaaagggtacagaggagatttaccaggatgctgcctggtttagagactatggattatgatcagagattaagggagctagggcttttctctttgaagagaaggaggatgagaggagacatgatagaagtatacaagatattaaaaggaatagatagagtggatagccagtgcctcttccccagggcaccactgctccatacaagaggacatggctttaaggtaaggggtgggaagttcaaggaggaaattagaggaaggttttttactcagagagtggttggtgcgtggaatgcactgcctgagtcagtgatggaggcagatacactagtgaagtttaagagactactagacaggtatatggaggaatttaaggtgggggcttatatgggaggcagagtttgagggtcggcacaacattgtgggccgaagggcctgtactgtgctgtactattctatgttctatgttctatacggATGTATACACACATAGTTCTCCAACTGGGACaagcctcttctcattacaatcATCGGGATGaggttcaggaggctgaagaaccagcttctgccatcagatttcggaacagttcatgaatccatgaacactgttctctttttttgcactaatttatgaTCTATGCACCGTACTGCCGCTGTAAAACTAcaaatgatcagaatcaggtttattttcaccggcGTGTATTAGCAGTGGCAATAAATGATTTtagagaaagaaaattaaacaaccaagtaaatcaattacaaaagtatatgtatatattgaatagattaaaatatatatttaaaagaagtgaggtagttttcatgttttcgatgtccatttaggaatcttatggcagaggggaagaagctgttcctaaattgctgagtgtgtgcctttaggcttctgtacctctttcctggcaGTAACAACAAGCCAAGGGCATgttgtgggtgatgggggtccttaataatggacattgcctttctgaggtaccgctccttgaagatgtcttggatactacggaggctagcacccaagatggagcagactaattctacaactttctgtagtttctctcGGTCCTGTACTTGCCCCCTAccatacctgacagtgatgcagcctgtcagaatgctctccacagtacatctacagaagttttaaagtgttttaggtgacaaaccaaatctcttcaaactcctaataaaatatagccactgtgtcGGCTTTTTTTATAGCtggatcaatatgttgggaccaggttaggtcctcagagatcttgacacccaggacttGAAATCGCTCACTCTCTCATTGTGTCCTATACGAAACTTATGATTTAAACTGATTCcgatactgaccaccctctgggtgaaaaagttgcaccTCAGGCTCATAGTgaatctctctcctctcattttaaacctacgctctctagttcttgattccccatcgctgggaaaaagactgcacaTTCACCCTAAGTATGCTGTTCAGGATTTGGCAAGGTGGAAATGAGGGGGATCAAAGTGAGCAAGgttaggaaggaggaggaggaggaggcaaaAGCGATCTCCATAATTCCCTCCATTTAAGTGACACCCAACGCCATCCCCTCCCATTTGTCCCTCCCACACACATTTCCCACTAATCCCCCAGGCACCTTGATAACCATCCCCCATCATAAACCAATTCCTCCTTCCATTTATTCCCTCTCACCTATTGCAtgatgggcatgtggccaagtggttaaggcgttcgtctagttacctcaaggttgctagttcgagcctcagctgtggcagcgtgtttgtgcccttgagcaaggcacttaatcacacattgctctagtctgtgtgaggagtggcgccccacacaggcttccaatctgtgccttgtaagacATGAAAAATGCcggacgcaggcctctcatggtctgagtcgatgctGCCCCCCCACCTATTGAACCCATTTCTTCACCCCCGAGGATTAGTCTGCACTGCCtcctcacacacaccccttcaGCACAAATCTCTGAAACCACCCCCTTAAACTCAGCACCCCCCCTCATCACTCACTCCACATTTACCTGCTCACACTTTGCACAGACCTGCTTAGCTTCAACCAGTCCTCCAACCCATCAGTCCCCCCATCTGTAATCACCTTCCAACCCTGCACCACccagtaacacacacactcaatgcacCCACACCTGAATCCCATGCTCTGCAACTGTCTCATTCTTTCCACCCTCTGCACCATTCTTCACCCCACCCTCTGCATCTACCTTCTCAACACCTAATGCACCCACCCTTTTAAGTCCatgccctctcccccaccctgcgCACCCACACATCACTCCCATTCTCTGTAGCCACCCTTCTGAATCCATCTGCACGACACCCTATCCCTGTTCCATCTAAGCCGTCCAGATGTGTGGCTGCGCAGttagtgaaatgttcccacactcACAGCCTTCGCAGCTGCTCAGTTGGAATTTTCTTTAGTGCTCACTGCGAACGTGGATTCAGTTTTATGAATTAAATCATATGTAAATCTGGGACAGACTACAAGTGGAACATTTAGATGATCTGATCAGGGCTAAGAAGTATCTTTCAGCTGGATGACGTTTACAGGCAATGGATTCATAATAAAGACAGACAAGAATAAGTTTATGAAACTagcaagattttctttgttgtgctGTATTTAATTATGCCCTTCAattaataagtaaaataaaatgtaCGTGAttctaaaaacgcaaacacgagaaaatctgcagatgctggaaattcaagcaacacacacacaaaatgctggtggaacgcagcagtccaggcagcatctataggaagaatacagttgacgtttcgggtcgagacccttcgtcaggactaacaggaaAAAgacatagtaagagatttgagagtgggagggggaggaggagacccgaaatgataggagaggagggggagggatgaaggcaagagcctctgatctgggccgacatttacatgccagacGGCAacaaattaattagcttgtttatttcggcttttttctcaaagatgtgctgggtgcgctccggctaccgctgcacacctgcatgcttcacggcccggaggctggggaccactgccctagaACTGCCCATCACTCGCCGGGCCTCATTAGGCATTTGTCAAATCcgcacttgtagtattgtgagcagttttatctGAGAATAGATGTGCTTGCGTTggcgagggttcagaggaggttcacaggaaatgatcctgggaacgaaagggttaacatgcgGACAGCATTTCACAGGTGAAGGGCAAGTAGTGTCAAGGAAGCAGGGTGTcagtagaaggacttagattgggagaatcggCAAAGAAGTAGCGGATGgaacagtgtcgggaagtgtattttggcagaaggaataaaggcgtagattaTTTTTCTGAATGGGAGGAAATTCAGAACTCAGaagtgcgaagggacttgggagtacttatgcagggttccctgaaggttaatttgcagcttgagtcggtgctgaggaaggcaaatgcaacgtgagcatttgttttgagaggactagaacataaaagcaaggacgtgatactgaggctttataaggtactggtgagccctcacttgaagtattatgagcagtttggggcctcttatctaagaaaagatgtaccgGAAttagagagggcccagaggaggtttatgagaatgatcccaggaaggaAAGTATTAACCGAGAGACAACacaaatccgaggtgcaaagggaattggaggTCCTCgaacaggattccctaaaggttaatttgcaggttgagtcaggagtaaggaaggcaaatgcagtgttaccATTCTTTTCCAAGCGACTAgcatataaaagtaaggatgtaatgctgaggcttcataagagaTTGGTCTGATGCAGATTGAGTACTGGAGAGGGTCCGAATGAGGTTAACGAGAATGATCCTGACAAtgcaagggttaacatatgatgagcatttgatggctctgggcctgtacttggtggagtttagaagaataatggggttggggggtgggggtgtaaatctcattgaatcctatcaaatactgaaaagcctagacagagtggacgtggagacgatgtttcctctcatgggggagtctaggaccagaggacacagtctcagaatagaaggacatccctttagaacagagatgagaaggaattccgTTAGGTAAGTccctgaattcattgccacagactgctctgGAGGCtacgtcactgggtatatttaaagatgaagttgataggttcttgattattaagggtgtcaaaggttacagggagaaggcagaaatatGGGGTTGAGAGAATAATAAGTTAGCCATGAAATGCCAAAGCAgattcaataggccaaatggactaattctgctcctataatttACAATCTTATGGTGATCAGAATGGtccaattgggctgaagggcccatatcTGTATTACTCCATGACTGATGTAGGAAGGGGAGATACTGGTCCTCACCAGGTTACAGCAGGATTCTCTACGGCAAAACAATCGTAACCTGAATGAGTTGAAAATGTGAACCAAAtcacccaatcatgtggcagcaactcaatgcatcaaagcatgcagacaaggccaagaggtccagttgttgttcagaccagaatCCGGGAAGATTCCAGGAAGCTCAAACAGCCTCAAGGCAAAGCAGATTAAAGATAAGGTAGGGGCCAATGATCgactcccttttgccaattaaagtgtcgaggaagattgaatcTGAGGCAACTGCTTGCCTTTTGATTgcagggatggatttctctgCTGTCAGAGGAGTTTGTGTGGTGCCTTTCACTCACTGTTGTTGGAGGGCAGGCCTCTGTGTTtgagtggtctctctctctctctcgctgttggTCAGAGGATATTACCAAGGTTCtgaatttatggattggactatggactttttcagtcttatgatttttatattctgtgttttccccTGTTCTTTAACCTTATTGTTGCATAGcatgttttgttagttttttgtgcaggggagggggtaTAGGTCTGaatgtttttgttagttttttatgtgagggagtggggttttggggggttgatgttcttgttaagttttgatttttttttgtgcagtggaggtggggggggtttgatgtttatctttgaatgacttccatggatttctttttttcctggctatctggagaagatgaatctcagagttgaatactgagtacatagtttgataataaatgaaccttttatTGAATGATTGCTAATGCatgacggggtggtttgagtatctcagaaattgttgaGTTCCCGGGATTTTCAGGCACAAGTCTCTGGAGTTTAAAGTgaacagtgtgaaaaacaaaaaaaaatcatctactGAGTGGCAGTTGTGGGCGAAAGTGCCTTGTTAGTGTgatttcagaggagaatggccagactggttccagctaACAGGAACGCAATAGTAACTCAAAGAACCGCCTGTTACAatggtagtgtgcagaagagcgtcagTGAACGCAAACatttcgaaccttgaagtggatgagctgcagCAGCATAAGACCACGACCttacactcaatggtcactttattatgttgaggaggtgcctaataaagtggccactgagtgtataatataGTGTTTGACAGAGTGTGAACCAGATCGTCACCAGTACACTGGACCCCAAATTATTCAGACTCTGAGCCTTACCCCAAACTGCATGCAGCTTGTCAGGGACGCTCAAATGCTTGATTTCACAAGTGTAAGTGTCACCCTTCCTGGGGTCAATTTCGACCTGTCGGCTGACTTGGAACGTCCCATCCTGGTTGGGTAAAATTTTCGTCATTAGCACTTCCCGATCGATCACCACACCATTCCGCAGCCACGTTGCGTGGATTTTCTTGGGATAAGATCCATGCACTTGGCATGTCAGGGCCAAGGTATTCTCTCTGTTCCTCAGGTGTCTTGAGGTTATTGTGATCATCGGCTTCGCTGCAGTGGACAGAAACACATTGAAGCTGAACTTGgttacaggatcagaaaaagtaaagagcaacagaatttcaaagttcaaagtatgtttattattaaAGCATGTGTACATTATACATTATGTGATAAGACtcctgaacggatcctgacccggatctgggccataccctccaaatacccggacctgcctctcggtttttttgcactaccttactttccatttttctattttcgacttatgatttctaatttaaatttttaatatttactatcgatttgtaatccagggagcgggaagtgcagaatcaaatatcaccgtgatgattgtacattctagtatcaattgtttggcgacaataaagtataaggtatacaaccttgagattccaccatgacggaatggtggaacagacacaatgggtcgaatggcctaattctgttcctatgtttattcacctccttagatgctgcctggcctgcagaatttgtgtgtgtgtgtgtgtgtgtgtgtgtggcaatcCGGAACTGCTTTGGAttgccaccatctgcagaatcttttgtgtttagaaACTGTCCCCGGTCATCTGCCTCTGACCAGGGGTATGGTTCTTTCAGTCACTCCCAAGTCACATGAAAGTTCCAAGAACTGTCGGTAACCCAAAGTTTCTGTAAGGTGGAAATACTTAGAAATGAATATTTGCATGGTGAGGTTAATTAGCTACAGGTTAgtgcatatcagaatcagatctgATAACAATGACAtagactcagtgtccactttattaggtacgcctgctcGTTAATATAAACctctaatcagccgatcatgtgccagcaactcaatgcataaaagcatgtagacatggtcaagaggttcagttgttgttcagaccaaacatcagaatggggaagaaatgcaatctaattaactttgaccatggaccagatggggttgtctgagtatctcagaatctgctgatctcctgggattttcatacacaacagtctctggagttcacAGAGAACGTTGTGACAaagaaaaaacatccaatgagcggcagttttgtgggtgaaagcaccttgttaatgagagaggtcagaggaggatggccagactggttcaatctgacaggacgaggacaataactcaaatcaccatgtgttacagcagtggtgtgcagaagagcatctctgaatgtgcaacaTGTGAAACCTCAAAGTGAATGAGCTGCAGCAGTGATTTCCAAGGTGGGGGATGCGGTATCGCTCCCCAAGGAGGCAGTTTGAGGTTCTAAGGAGGTGTTACGGGAAATAGATGTCATCGGGGCAGAGTGGCACCCTTACTTGAGGCTCGAGACCTGGCCAACCGTTAGTAGAGTAGGCACTTCCGACAAAAAgaatgaggcactggaacacacaGGAAGAACCACAGCTCAGCGGGCGGTGAGCACTTGTCATCACATCAAGTCTGAAATTTGACAATCTCGTCCAACCTTACCAAgcaaacagacattattggggatgcataaattgGCAAACAGGGTGTCCAACAATTACCCTTGGCTTGCAGCACGgaacgagttcatgcaatttaacagttgataagtcaagtacaccctctcaacctTCGCAACAGACCGAGGGAAAACAGGTCGCGCAACGATACAGCGCTGGTCGGAACCAAAGGGTGAAATAGAGTCAATCAGTGAACCTGTCAACTCTGAGGAatcctcttgaggtgttcaaagtgacCTCGGCTTCATATGTGCggtcaagaaccatctttggggattaCGAGACCTTACTTGATTGGTCAATTGTGCTAACTGGAAATAGTAAGAAGATAGCTTCCCAAACACAAGCTCTGTCATGACTAACATttgattccaatctgaatccttgtcaatgtAATTTTTGTAGTTGTGATCGTCTTCACCTTTGCCTCGCTGTTCCTTTGCGTGCTGCTGCCACCTTTCCATCCGTGTCAACTCACTGCCGTCAACATCCGATAGGCATTCCTGGTGgtgttaatttattattttaatttagctCCGTTAACGATGGGTAAGTATTGTtccataccccgtaactgggttgccaaaccggcagaaatggatcactcagttggagtctggattactagaactaagaaagttttattaaagaaacaagcaacacagtactctaatcaaaaggataatgaatgcaacagttcagcaatgataaacatacatgtacacagaattaggataacaggatcaatcaagctctatcgttgtctaggggtaaatgattaGTTTCAaggtgacgcaaagttcagttcaatttagttcagttcagttcgcagtaatcgctgccgtggcgatggacagtgggggggaaggagagagagagcaaaatgaatgaatattcaaaacggcttccacacagaccttcgcagtcagctttcgggcgagtcctttgtgatgtcatctgaggtcaccgaccgtgacccctccgtttccagatatgaatcgtttctctgcggtaaacctggcacccaggcaagggtggacacacaccaggttcccgccgatcgtgcctttccaccctgtgcgtctatggctcagtacttcccaccgacttgtgagagacgcaccgcttccagggtcttgttacctcgggtgtcgtgtgtgtgtcgccttagcgaacctgtcgctttttatccccctgctggggtatcgcctgtccatcacttcaaacagttcagggttcaaagggggagccaatcttgacatctctccttccccttcattaacatctccaaatgctgctccattgttttccttatctctctctctctctcctgaagacaggtggcagaccaactgttgatcccactggtgccagcacaggacagctacatcttaatctatgtgtattcttgtcacacttcccccctttaaggatttttaccggggggtaaaaattacaaacatgaatacattatttgatacacacaaatatacatcttcatcagctatttggctaatacagtgagtttgaagttgtcaacacctgacagacagtcatccatcacattttctgttccttttatatgtgttattaataatcccttagaccaggctccaacttagcaaacttcatagtggccaaaaacactgatgaattgcgaccaatgtaacctctcactgggtttcgtcccggaccacaataacaagggtcgtcccattgcgacttagttttctctcgccagggcttagtaggagggggaggggtagtgaccgcagagttattgcaaaacttcctacagtaccccaccatctccaagagccttctgagggccctcttgtctgtcggggttgggatgtcagagatagcctgcactgtagcttgcatcgctgccagctgcccctgtgtcaccccaattcccaggtaagtgaccttcgcgtggccgaactcgtatttttcaaggttcactatcaagctggcttcagacagccgtattacatcgccaatacacacccctgtgttcgtcagccctttagtcaccgaattactcattctataggaatGTTGTTTGCTAGGCTGACCTAGTgaaacagacaccacccaacgtcccagttctttgcatcacctcgggacaatcaaacacacgtgtgcaagtcatttaattacttctcctaaagagtcgctttgttcggggattaagggagagaccttatcagcagagctggccaaaacaatagccttctcccatctggtcgataccatactcatcttttcaaaatgtttttttttctcttatcagggggaccctagcttcattgatttccgcgctaacaccgactaggtttgttagcatatcaaaagcctgtgaccgtctcagttcgcgtcagccataatcaataacatccttcctcttgtgcagccggtaaacctcttccaTGATTCcatcaactgtttcctccagcaccgcaaaatgtccaccggggggtaccttgtgggccaggttaaaaatctcatccccataagtcttttgcaccacccccaactcctcatctgcggatactgtccttgatttccctttcttccttagcacttcctcatccgcacaatagcctactagttcccttgttaattctgtgtcagagagagctgtctctgcaaaaaccatcagcccctcatctcgctcctgcatctgcacaaattctttcctggctactgctacctccgtcccagctccctcactacctcttgtctccctacactccttcttttcactttctacccccttctcgtacaaggctggcagaaacgtctcagctaaatttactaccgcggtcccgtgatgaacctgtgagtccatgggcggggcctcaatgctggcaggctgacctgtcaatctcactgctgggaacacgattcccccagcgaggtcattaccgagcaagacttccacgcctttcatcggtaattcggacctcaccccgatcgtgactagtccagagaccaggttgctttgtaagtgtagctggtgcaaagggacggcctctgtccctcccccaatacctttgaccttgacctccccagtctgggtctctgagctaaactctaatacactcttcagtattagtgactgacacgctcccgtgtctctccagatccgcactggaactggttttaacccctccttcaccaacaccaatctgaccgagataaacctctcgcgcccttcctgaactttggcagacctttccttccctagcggttcgtttaccagctcgatacagccagtcaaaatcgccgtttttccttttcccgtctccttctttggggcaaagcacctggacgcaaagtgtccgactttcccacaattataacagacgacc is a genomic window of Mobula hypostoma chromosome 28, sMobHyp1.1, whole genome shotgun sequence containing:
- the LOC134338944 gene encoding DLA class II histocompatibility antigen, DR-1 beta chain-like isoform X1, coding for MWGMMPSPRTVSQLLLPLSQEPPAGVRRRRSPSLLAAFLLLLNGSTALGMHIGQVTFSGKGSEFSMATLQFAYNGETAVRFNYTTGKFVAINPIVKSFVDDLNLQSKAKPMITITSRHLRNRENTLALTCQVHGSYPKKIHATWLRNGVVIDREVLMTKILPNQDGTFQVSRQVEIDPRKGDTYTCEIKHLSVPDKLHAVWGKAQSLNNLGSSVLVTIWFTLCQTLYYTLSGHFIRHLLNIIK
- the LOC134338944 gene encoding DLA class II histocompatibility antigen, DR-1 beta chain-like isoform X3 codes for the protein MWGMMPSPRTVSQLLLPLSQEPPAGVRRRRSPSLLAAFLLLLNGSTALGMHIGQVTFSGKGSEFSMATLQFAYNGETAVRFNYTTGKFVAINPIVKSFVDDLNLQSKAKPMITITSRHLRNRENTLALTCQVHGSYPKKIHATWLRNGVVIDREVLMTKILPNQDGTFQVSRQVEIDPRKGDTYTCEIKHLSVPDKLHAVWVSRPELDTVLQVLPSSICLVTSSKNSK